A single window of Colletes latitarsis isolate SP2378_abdomen chromosome 4, iyColLati1, whole genome shotgun sequence DNA harbors:
- the Cul5 gene encoding cullin 5, whose translation MHTLIGVVALWYRTCQKFVMATMLKDKSQFTFEDKWPCMRPIILKLLKQEPVTQAEWQDLFYSVHLVCVWDEKGPSKLRDALKEDIMDFIKQAQQRVLAHQEEQALLKAYIAEWRKFFTQCIYLPTPFRQLESYLAGKTTSSAQKRNQPDDIVRKLMLDSWNQSIFGEIKQKLQDSAMRLIRAERNGEAFDSQLVIGVRESYVNLCSNTTDQLQIYRENFEAAYIEATEAFYWVKAPDQLSLHGVENYMRYAEAKLREEVLRAQKYLEPNSASVQLLTDCCVRVLVATFKPAILAECPRMIQHHQTDQLRLMLKLMDRVSEGVGPMLRNLEEHIASAGLADMMAAVDVITQDSEKYVERLLDLFRRFSTLVQEAFDDDPRFLTARDKAYKLVVNDATVFRLELPARQSSGIGTTILNNKPNNNNNGQPESKCPELLANYCDMLLRKTPLSKKLTSDEIESKLRDVLLVLKYVQNKDVFMRYHKAHLTRRLILDTSADSEKEENMVEWLREVGMPADYFNKLARMFQDIKVSQDLNQQFKEQCRAATADSINIKILNAGAWARGSERVTVSLPLQLEDYIPEIEEFYKKKHSGRKLLWYHHMSNGTITFSNQVGRFDVDVTTFQMAVLFAWNQRPFEKISYENLRLATELPDPELRRTLWSLCAFPKLKRQLLFVEPHAHNPKDFANDTRFWVNQEFAIVKNGKLQKRGKINLIGRLQLSTERSKEEDNQSIVQLRIFRVQEAIITILKMRMKTTNAQLQTELVDILKNMFLPSKKMVKEQIEWLIENKYIRRHDDDINTFVYIA comes from the exons ATGCATACACTCATTGGCGTAGTTGCATTGTGGTATAGGACATGTCAAAAATTTGTGATGGCGACGATGTTAAAG GATAAGAGTCAATTTACATTTGAAGACAAATGGCCATGTATGCGTCCAATTATTTTAAAACTACTGAAACAAGAACCTGTAACTCAAGCAGAATGGCAAGATTTATTTTATTCTGTTCATTTGGTATGTGTATGGGATGAAAAAGGTCCATCTAAGTTAAGGGATGCACTCAAAGAAGACATAATGGATTTTATAAAACAAGCTCAGCAG AGGGTTTTAGCACATCAAGAAGAACAAGCTTTATTAAAAGCATATATAGCTGAATGGAGAAAATTTTTTACTCAGTGTATTTATTTACCAACACCTTTTAGACAATTAGAATCATATCTTGCTGGGAAAACAACCTCTAGTGCTCAGAAAAGAAATCAACCAGATGACATTGTCAGAAag ttGATGTTGGATAGTTGGAATCAAAGTATATTTggagaaataaaacaaaaacttcAGGATTCAGCTATGCGACTTATTCGTGCTGAACGAAATGGGGAAGCATTTGATTCACAGCTTGTTATTGGTGTTAGGGAATCTTATG TAAATTTATGTTCAAATACAACGGATCAGCTTCAAATCTATAGAGAAAATTTTGAAGCAGCATACATAGAAGCAACAGAAGCATTTTATTGGGTTAAAGCGCCAGATCAATTATCATTACATGGTGTAGAGAATTATATGCGTTATGCAGAAGCAAAGTTAAGAGAAGAAGTACTTCGTGCACAAAAATATTTAGAACCAAACAGTGCAAGTGTACAGCTTTTAACTGATTGTTGTGTACGTGTGTTAGTAGCAACTTTTAAGCCAGCTATATTAGCAGAATGCCCAAGAATGATTCAACATCATCAAACAGATC AACTTAGGCTGATGCTGAAGCTAATGGATAGAGTATCCGAAGGTGTTGGTCCAATGTTAAGAAATTTAGAAGAACATATAGCGAGTGCAGGTTTGGCTGATATGATGGCAGCTGTAGATGTTATAACTCAGGATTCTGAAAAATATGTTGAAAGATTATTAGACCTTTTTCGTCGATTTTCAACCCTTGTTCAAGAAGCATTTGACGATGATCCTCGCTTCTTAACTGCTCGAGATAAAGCTTACAAACTCGTTGTAAATGATGCAACAGTATTCAGGCTAGAATTACCAGCCCGTCAAAGTTCTGGTATTGGTACaacgattttaaataataaacctaataacaataataatgggCAGCCAGAATCAAAGTGTCCAGAACTTCTTGCTAACTACTGTGATATGCTACTTAGGAAAACACCTTTAAGTAAAAAATTAACTTCTGATGAAATTGAGAGCAAATTGAGAGATGTA TTGTTAGTGTTAAAATATGTTCAGAATAAAGACGTATTTATGCGCTACCATAAAGCTCATTTAACACGGCGCTTAATATTAGACACATCTGCAGATTCTGAGAAAGAAGAGAATATGGTAGAATGGCTTCGTGAAGTTGGAATGCCTGccgattattttaataaattagctCGAATGTTTCAAGATATTAAAGTATCGCAAGATCTCAATCAACAATTCAAAGAACAATGTAGAGCTGCTACTGCAGACAGTATAAATATTAAG ATACTAAATGCAGGTGCATGGGCCAGAGGCAGTGAACGTGTCACTGTAAGTTTACCATTACAGTTAGAAGATTATATTCCTGAAATAGAGGAATTTTATAAGAAAAAACATAGTGGAAGAAAATTACTGTGGTATCATCACATGTCCAATGGCACG ATTACTTTTTCCAACCAAGTGGGACGTTTTGATGTGGATGTAACAACTTTTCAAATGGCAGTTTTATTTGCTTGGAATCAGCGACCGTTTGAAAAAATATCTTACGAAAATTTACGATTGGCTACAGAACTGCCTGATCCCGAGCTGAGACGAACATTATGGTCCTTATGTGCTTTTCCAAAACTCAAGCGTCAGCTTCTCTTCGTAGAACCACATGCACACAATCCCAAAGATTTTGCAAATGATACAAGGTTCTGGGTGAACCAAGAATTTGCCATTGT AAAAAATGGGAAATTACAAAAACGCGGTAAAATTAATTTGATAGGAAGACTTCAATTATCAACTGAACGAAGTAAAGAAGAAGATAACCAATCCATTGTACAACTTAGAATATTCAGGGTTCAG gaAGCAATCATTACGATTCTAAAGATGCGTATGAAGACTACTAATGCTCAGTTGCAAACCGAATTAGTCGATATACTGAAGAACATGTTTTTACCAAGTAAAAAAATGGTAAAAGAACAAATTGAATGGCtcattgaaaataaatatattcgtaGACACGACGACGATATTAACACTTTTGTATACATAGCATAA
- the Ero1l gene encoding endoplasmic reticulum oxidoreductin-1-like protein, which yields MFSGLIVFTVLLPSIVHSNYFGSNNKKDDQCFCKLKGSIDDCSCNVDTVDYFNNMKIYPRIQSILVRDYFRFYKVNLKQECPFWTDDSKCAMRYCHVQPCQDEDIPEGLKGDTLRNIHFNESPVDKYKAKGQFDDCLHSVEDHNRELGYLNTTISSENYKDFKLWKQYDDAQDNFCVKESSPGEYVDLLLNPERYTGYKGPSAHRIWHSIYMENCFRPENSPHNFIQSSKINGMCLEKRVFYRVISGLHASINIHLCSKYLLSPKDSLEILPSGHWGPNLKEFQKRFSPDRTGGEGPNWLKNLYFIYLLELRALTKAAPYLEREEYYTGNSVQDQDTRLAINDILSVVKSFPEHFNESVMFTGGAEAQLLKEQFRQHFRNISRIMDCVGCDKCKLWGKLQIHGLGTALKILFSGKFDKWQPTLHNFSKKLFFLERSEIVALINAIGRLSESIFELDRFRHMIR from the exons ATGTTTAGCGGTCTGATAGTGTTTACGGTGCTTTTACCTTCTATTGTACATAGCAATTATTTCGGATCAAACAATAAAAAAGACGACCAGTGTTTTTGCAAG ttaaaaGGATCAATCGACGACTGCAGTTGCAATGTAGATACAGTGGATTATTTCAATAATATGAAAATTTATCCAAGAATTCAGAGTATTCTAGTCAGAGATTATTTTCGTTTTTATAAAGTAAATTTAAAACAAGAATGTCCCTTTTggactgatgatagcaaatgtgcTATGCGATATTGTCATGTACAACCATGTCAAGAT gAAGACATTCCAGAAGGTTTAAAAGGAGATACACTACGAAATATTCACTTTAATGAAAGTCCTGTGGATAAGTATAAAGCCAAAGGACAGTTTGATGATTGTCTACACAGTGTTGAAGATCATAATAGAGAACTTGGTTACTTGAATACAACAATTAG tTCAGAAAATTACAAAGATTTTAAATTGTGGAAACAATATGATGATGCTCAAGATAATTTTTGTGTGAAAGAATCTAGCCCTGGAGAATATGTGGATCTGTTGCTTAATCCTGAAAGATACACAGGCTATAAGGGACCTAGTGCACACAGAATATGGCATAGTATTTATATGGAAAATTGTTTTAG ACCTGAAAATTCACCTCATAATTTTATTCAATCTTCGAAAATAAATG GAATGTGCTTGGAAAAGAGAGTTTTTTATCGTGTTATATCAGGCCTCCATGCTAGTATCAATATTCATTTATGTTCAAAATATTTACTATCACCAAAAGATAGTTTAGAAATACTACCTTCTGGCCATTGGGGCCCTAatttaaaagaatttcaaaAGAGGTTTTCACCAGACAGAACAGGAGGTGAAGGTCCAAATTGGTTGAAAAAtttatactttatttatttacttgaaTTAAGAGCTTTAACTAAAGCTGCACCATACTTAGAGAGGGAAGAGTATTATACTGGTAACAGTGTACAGGATCAAGATACTCgtctggcaataaatgatattttaAGTGTTGTCAA GTCATTTCCGGAACATTTTAATGAAAGTGTCATGTTTACTGGTGGAGCTGAGGCTCAGTTGTTAAAAGAACAATTTAGGCAAcattttagaaatatttctCGTATTATGGATTGTGTAGGATGTGACAAATGCAAACTTTGGGGAAAACTTCAAATACATGGGTTGGGTACagcattaaaaattttattctcagGAAAGTTTGATAAATGGCAACCAACATTACATAACTTTAGTAAGAAACTATTCTTTTTGGAAAGAAGCGAAATTGTTGCTCTTATAAATGCCATTGGAAG GTTATCAGAAAGTATCTTTGAATTGGATAGATTTAGACACATGATTAGATAA